The following coding sequences lie in one Pseudomonas monsensis genomic window:
- the cysW gene encoding sulfate ABC transporter permease subunit CysW: MSQSSIAAASSANAARRGSATSRRILIGLGWLIFFLFLVLPLFIVVSQGLKNGLGAFFTAIFEPDALSALKLTVIAVLISVPLNLVFGVSAAWCVSKYSFRGKSMLVTLIDLPFSVSPVIAGLVYVLMFGAQGLFGPWLQDHDIQIVFALPGIVLATIFVTVPFVARELIPLMQEQGTQEEEAARLLGANGWQMFWHVTVPNIKWGLIYGVVLCTARAMGEFGAVSVVSGHIRGVTNTLPLHVEILYNEYNHVAAFAVASLLLILALFILLLKQWSENRINRLRASAAEE; this comes from the coding sequence ATGTCCCAATCGTCTATTGCGGCCGCGTCCTCGGCCAACGCTGCGCGCCGTGGCAGTGCCACTTCGCGCAGAATCCTGATCGGTCTAGGCTGGCTGATCTTTTTCCTGTTTCTGGTGTTGCCGCTGTTCATCGTGGTGTCGCAAGGTTTGAAGAACGGCCTTGGCGCGTTCTTCACTGCGATCTTTGAACCGGACGCGCTGTCGGCGCTGAAACTCACGGTGATCGCGGTGCTGATTTCGGTGCCGCTGAACCTGGTGTTCGGCGTCAGCGCTGCGTGGTGCGTGAGCAAATACTCGTTCCGCGGCAAGAGCATGCTGGTAACGCTGATCGACCTGCCGTTCTCGGTATCGCCGGTGATCGCCGGTCTGGTCTATGTGCTGATGTTCGGCGCCCAGGGCCTGTTCGGGCCGTGGCTGCAGGATCACGACATCCAGATCGTGTTCGCCCTGCCGGGCATCGTGCTGGCGACGATCTTCGTCACCGTGCCGTTCGTGGCCCGTGAGCTGATCCCGCTGATGCAGGAACAAGGCACTCAGGAAGAGGAGGCTGCGCGGCTGCTCGGCGCCAACGGCTGGCAAATGTTCTGGCATGTCACCGTGCCCAACATCAAATGGGGCCTGATCTATGGCGTGGTCCTGTGTACCGCACGGGCCATGGGTGAATTCGGTGCGGTGTCGGTGGTCTCCGGGCACATTCGCGGGGTGACCAACACCTTGCCGCTGCACGTCGAGATCCTCTACAACGAATACAACCACGTGGCCGCGTTCGCCGTGGCGAGCCTGTTGCTGATCCTGGCGCTCTTCATCCTGCTGCTCAAGCAGTGGAGCGAAAACCGTATCAACCGCCTGCGCGCCAGCGCCGCGGAGGAATAA
- a CDS encoding GlcG/HbpS family heme-binding protein, with product MTFKYLAASLAIGLSASAFAGPDLPRHADLDLKTARLLADTAMSNCTGTVSVLDRGGNLLVTLRGDGIGSHNTAASQRKAYTALSTKTPTRLFAERARSNPDTANLNTLDELLLLGGGIPLFAGSELVGAMGVAGSGGGEQDESCAIKAAEQAGLTLTRSQ from the coding sequence ATGACCTTCAAATACCTTGCCGCGAGCCTCGCCATCGGCCTGAGCGCCAGCGCCTTCGCTGGCCCTGACCTGCCGCGTCACGCCGACCTTGATCTGAAAACCGCACGCCTGCTGGCCGATACGGCAATGAGTAACTGCACGGGCACGGTGTCGGTGCTCGACCGTGGCGGCAACCTGCTGGTGACCTTGCGCGGCGATGGCATCGGCTCGCACAACACCGCCGCCAGTCAGCGTAAGGCGTACACCGCGCTGTCGACGAAAACCCCGACCCGGCTGTTCGCCGAGCGCGCCCGCAGCAACCCGGACACCGCCAACCTCAACACCCTCGACGAGTTGCTGTTGCTCGGCGGCGGCATCCCGTTATTTGCCGGCAGTGAACTGGTCGGCGCCATGGGCGTGGCCGGCTCCGGTGGCGGCGAGCAAGACGAAAGCTGTGCCATCAAGGCCGCCGAACAGGCCGGCCTGACCCTCACCCGTTCCCAATAA
- a CDS encoding heavy metal sensor histidine kinase yields MRARSIAWRLALAFAVVCALVLSAIGVFLYRSLASEIAYRDDLALLGRLEQVRALLADSDSLDALQARPRLYQNMLGNLDSLLLVRRADGSSVIGINPRQRALPPLKAIPREQTPQRRDVLTWQAPDGAELALLSGEARGPNGEPLTVIAGKVLSEREQMLGRYRMRLYLAVGLGALLAFALGLVLLRRGLQPLRQLSEAVRGIDLRSLDQRLSASGTPAELLEPVQALNGMLARLDDSVQRLSQFSADLAHEIRTPLHTLLASNGQALNHPRSTAEYQELLASNMEEFERLKRMAENLMFLARAEQAERALDLQTLDLHSLGGELCDYFEALADDRQLRLENQLHGELLADQQLLQRALGNLLANAVRHADTGTLISLRRCDEPGVCWLQVHNHGPAIAPQHLGKLFDRFYRVDPSRAEPGDSGGLGLAIVQSIMQLHGGRVRVSSDASGTVFELGFELI; encoded by the coding sequence ATGCGCGCTAGGTCGATCGCCTGGCGGCTGGCGCTGGCGTTCGCGGTGGTCTGCGCGTTGGTGCTCAGTGCGATTGGCGTGTTTCTCTACCGCTCGCTGGCGTCGGAGATCGCTTACCGCGATGACCTGGCCTTGCTCGGTCGACTCGAGCAGGTGCGCGCGTTGCTCGCGGACAGCGACAGCCTCGACGCCTTGCAGGCGCGGCCGCGGCTCTATCAAAACATGCTCGGTAACCTCGACAGCCTGTTGCTGGTGCGGCGCGCCGACGGATCGAGCGTGATCGGCATCAACCCTCGGCAGCGCGCATTGCCGCCGCTCAAGGCGATCCCCCGCGAGCAGACGCCGCAGCGCCGCGACGTGCTGACCTGGCAGGCACCGGACGGTGCCGAACTGGCGCTGTTGTCCGGTGAAGCCCGAGGGCCGAACGGCGAACCGCTGACAGTGATCGCCGGCAAGGTGCTCAGTGAGCGCGAGCAGATGCTCGGCCGTTATCGCATGCGTCTGTATCTGGCAGTCGGGCTCGGCGCATTGCTGGCGTTCGCGTTGGGCCTGGTGTTGCTGCGCCGTGGCCTGCAACCGTTGCGCCAATTGAGCGAAGCGGTGCGCGGAATCGACCTGCGCAGCCTCGATCAACGGTTGTCGGCGAGCGGTACGCCGGCCGAGCTGCTCGAACCGGTGCAGGCGCTCAACGGCATGCTCGCGCGCCTGGACGACAGCGTGCAGCGGCTGTCGCAGTTTTCCGCCGACCTCGCGCACGAAATCCGCACGCCACTGCACACCTTGCTGGCGAGCAACGGGCAAGCGCTGAATCACCCGCGCAGCACGGCGGAGTATCAGGAGTTGCTGGCGTCGAACATGGAAGAATTCGAACGCCTCAAGCGCATGGCCGAAAATCTGATGTTCCTCGCTCGCGCCGAGCAGGCGGAGCGGGCGCTCGACTTGCAGACGCTGGATCTGCATAGCCTCGGCGGCGAGCTGTGCGATTACTTTGAAGCCTTGGCCGATGATCGTCAGTTGCGCCTGGAAAACCAGCTGCACGGCGAACTGTTGGCCGACCAGCAATTGCTGCAGCGCGCCCTCGGTAATCTGCTGGCCAACGCGGTGCGCCACGCCGATACAGGCACGCTGATCAGCCTGCGGCGCTGCGATGAGCCGGGCGTGTGCTGGTTGCAGGTGCATAACCACGGCCCGGCCATTGCGCCGCAGCATCTGGGCAAATTGTTCGATCGCTTTTATCGCGTCGATCCGTCACGGGCGGAGCCGGGGGATTCCGGTGGGCTGGGGCTGGCGATCGTGCAGTCGATCATGCAGTTGCATGGCGGGCGGGTGCGGGTGAGCAGTGATGCGAGTGGCACAGTGTTTGAGTTGGGCTTTGAGTTGATCTGA
- the cysT gene encoding sulfate ABC transporter permease subunit CysT, with translation MSRRISPVIPGFGLTLGYTLVYLSLIVLIPLAAMFVHAAQLTWDQFWTIISAPRVLAALKLSFGTALCAAIINGIIGTLLAWVLVRYTFPGRKVIDAMIDLPFALPTAVAGIALTALYTPTGLVGQFAADLGFKIAYTPLGITLALTFVTLPFVVRTVQPVLADIPREVEEAAACLGAKPLQVFRHILLPALLPAWLTGFALAFARGVGEYGSVIFIAGNMPMKTEILPLLIMVKLDQYDYTGATSIGVLMLVVSFVLLLLINLLQRRIETP, from the coding sequence ATGTCGCGTCGTATCTCCCCCGTCATACCCGGCTTCGGGCTGACGCTGGGTTACACCTTGGTGTACCTCAGCCTGATTGTGCTCATCCCGCTGGCGGCGATGTTCGTCCACGCCGCCCAACTCACCTGGGATCAGTTCTGGACGATCATCTCCGCCCCGCGCGTGCTGGCCGCTCTGAAGCTGAGCTTCGGCACCGCCCTGTGTGCGGCGATCATCAACGGCATCATCGGTACGCTGCTGGCCTGGGTGCTGGTGCGCTACACCTTCCCGGGGCGCAAGGTGATCGACGCGATGATCGACCTGCCGTTCGCCCTGCCGACGGCCGTGGCCGGTATCGCCCTGACCGCGTTGTACACCCCGACCGGACTGGTCGGGCAGTTCGCCGCCGACCTCGGTTTCAAGATCGCCTACACGCCGTTGGGCATCACCCTCGCGCTGACCTTCGTGACCCTGCCGTTCGTGGTGCGCACGGTGCAGCCGGTGCTCGCCGATATTCCCCGTGAAGTCGAAGAAGCTGCTGCCTGCCTCGGCGCGAAACCGCTGCAAGTGTTCCGTCATATCCTCCTGCCAGCGCTGTTGCCCGCCTGGCTGACCGGTTTTGCCCTGGCCTTCGCTCGTGGTGTCGGCGAGTACGGTTCGGTGATTTTCATTGCCGGTAACATGCCGATGAAAACCGAGATCCTGCCACTGCTGATCATGGTCAAGCTCGACCAATACGATTACACCGGCGCCACTTCCATCGGCGTGCTGATGCTGGTGGTTTCCTTCGTCCTGTTGCTGCTGATCAACTTGCTGCAGCGGCGTATCGAAACCCCATAA
- a CDS encoding sulfate/molybdate ABC transporter ATP-binding protein produces MSIEVRNVSKNFNAFKALDNISLDIHSGELVALLGPSGCGKTTLLRIIAGLETPDQGNIVFHGEDVSGHDVRDRNVGFVFQHYALFRHMTVFDNVAFGLRMKPKNQRPSESQIATKVHELLNMVQLDWLADRYPEQLSGGQRQRIALARALAVEPKVLLLDEPFGALDAKVRKELRRWLARLHEDINLTSVFVTHDQEEAMEVADRIVVMNKGVIEQIGSPGDVYENPASDFVYHFLGDSNRLLLSDDNHVLFRPHEVSLSKHELEDHHAAEVRDIRPLGATTRVTLKVEGQTDLIEAEVVKDHDSLIGLAKGETLFFKPKVWQKVANL; encoded by the coding sequence ATGTCGATCGAAGTGCGTAACGTCAGCAAGAATTTCAATGCGTTCAAGGCGCTGGACAACATCAGCCTGGACATTCACAGCGGTGAGCTGGTCGCGCTGCTCGGTCCGTCGGGCTGCGGCAAGACCACGCTGCTGCGGATCATCGCCGGCCTGGAAACCCCGGATCAGGGCAACATCGTCTTTCACGGTGAAGACGTCTCCGGCCACGACGTGCGTGATCGCAACGTCGGTTTCGTGTTCCAGCACTACGCGCTGTTCCGCCACATGACGGTGTTCGACAACGTTGCGTTCGGCCTGCGCATGAAACCGAAAAACCAGCGCCCGAGCGAAAGCCAGATCGCGACCAAGGTCCACGAACTGCTGAACATGGTGCAGCTCGACTGGTTGGCGGATCGCTACCCGGAACAACTGTCCGGTGGTCAGCGTCAGCGTATCGCCCTGGCTCGTGCCTTGGCGGTGGAGCCGAAAGTGTTGTTGCTGGATGAACCGTTCGGCGCCCTCGACGCCAAGGTGCGCAAAGAGCTGCGCCGCTGGCTCGCGCGTTTGCACGAAGACATCAACCTCACTTCCGTTTTCGTGACCCACGATCAGGAAGAAGCGATGGAAGTCGCCGACCGTATCGTGGTGATGAACAAGGGCGTGATCGAGCAGATCGGCTCACCGGGTGACGTTTACGAAAACCCGGCCAGCGACTTCGTTTATCACTTCCTCGGCGATTCGAACCGCTTGCTGCTCAGCGACGACAACCACGTGCTGTTCCGCCCGCACGAAGTGTCGTTGTCCAAACATGAGCTGGAAGATCACCATGCCGCTGAAGTGCGCGATATCCGCCCGTTGGGCGCGACCACGCGGGTGACGTTGAAGGTGGAAGGGCAGACGGATCTGATCGAGGCCGAAGTGGTGAAAGACCATGACAGCCTGATCGGCCTAGCCAAGGGTGAAACCCTGTTCTTCAAACCGAAGGTCTGGCAGAAAGTCGCTAACCTCTAA
- the dibA gene encoding phosphodiesterase DibA has translation MPAIYRDALRAALLYLVLAVLWLLGTDHLLNSFFDNAVDLAHWQLINGYVFAAVSAGLIFLARARLCEFLGIGARLRERHADRERLRQAAAVFDCTREGVLVTDRQGLIVHVNRAFIEITGYQREEVIGQQPSLFKSGHHPPGFYQAMFATLEAKGEWSGEIWNRRKSGEIYPQWQTIRVIHDDQSRLSHYVAVFSDISAIKDSEHELKHLAHHDPLTDLPNRLLFSDRAEQALASAQAHKRGCALLMLDLDHFKMINDSLGHNVGDRLLKAVSARLQALFGPGITLARLGGDEFAVLVESCPQPGQAAALAQRILDALKEPFRLESHELFINVSIGISLFPSDALSADQLLRNADAALFKAKSSGRNGYALYTEELTAHAQQRVEIAFELRRALEQQELRVYYQPVHDLKTGRLIGVEALVRWQHPQRGLVSPAEFIPIAERTGLIAEIDDWVMQQACRQMCAWQQAGVVLSFVAVNVSSRLFARRELYQQVAQVLHDTGLNPACLELEVTESAVMDDPEVALEQMHRLRELGIRLAIDDFGTGYSSLLRLKRLPVQKLKIDQGFVAGLPWDEDDAAIARVIIALARSMGMQVHAEGIEQVEQAAFLLAQECDLGQGYWFGRPVPAAELDWARAPVIG, from the coding sequence ATGCCTGCCATTTATCGCGATGCTTTGCGTGCAGCGCTGCTCTATCTCGTGCTTGCCGTCCTCTGGCTGCTGGGCACTGATCATTTATTAAACAGTTTCTTCGATAACGCCGTCGATCTTGCCCATTGGCAACTGATCAACGGTTACGTCTTTGCGGCAGTCAGTGCCGGGCTGATTTTTCTGGCGAGGGCGCGTTTGTGCGAGTTTCTCGGTATCGGTGCGCGTTTGCGTGAACGCCATGCCGATCGCGAGCGCCTGCGGCAGGCGGCGGCCGTATTCGACTGCACGCGCGAAGGCGTGTTGGTCACTGATCGCCAGGGCCTGATCGTGCACGTCAACCGGGCGTTCATCGAGATCACCGGATATCAGCGCGAAGAAGTCATCGGTCAGCAGCCCAGTCTGTTCAAGTCCGGTCATCACCCGCCGGGCTTCTATCAGGCGATGTTCGCCACGCTGGAGGCCAAAGGCGAGTGGAGTGGCGAGATCTGGAACCGTCGTAAAAGCGGCGAGATTTATCCACAGTGGCAAACCATCCGCGTCATTCATGATGACCAGAGCCGGCTCAGCCATTACGTCGCGGTGTTTTCCGACATCAGTGCGATCAAGGATTCCGAGCACGAACTCAAACACCTCGCGCACCACGATCCGCTCACGGATCTGCCCAACCGTCTGCTGTTCAGCGATCGTGCCGAGCAGGCGCTGGCGTCGGCGCAGGCGCACAAGCGCGGTTGCGCGTTGCTGATGCTCGATCTGGATCATTTCAAGATGATCAATGACAGCCTCGGCCATAACGTCGGCGATCGCTTGCTCAAAGCGGTGTCGGCGCGCTTGCAGGCGCTGTTCGGCCCCGGCATCACCCTGGCGCGACTGGGGGGCGACGAATTCGCCGTGCTGGTGGAAAGTTGTCCACAACCGGGGCAGGCGGCGGCATTGGCCCAACGTATTCTCGACGCGCTCAAGGAGCCGTTTCGCCTTGAAAGCCACGAGTTGTTCATCAACGTCAGCATCGGCATCAGCCTGTTTCCCAGCGATGCGTTGAGCGCCGACCAATTGTTGCGCAACGCCGATGCCGCGTTGTTCAAGGCCAAGAGCAGTGGCCGCAACGGTTATGCCCTGTACACCGAAGAACTCACCGCCCACGCCCAGCAACGGGTCGAAATCGCGTTCGAGTTGCGCCGCGCCCTGGAGCAGCAGGAGTTGCGGGTTTACTACCAGCCGGTGCATGACCTGAAAACCGGTCGCCTGATCGGCGTCGAAGCGCTGGTGCGCTGGCAGCATCCGCAGCGAGGCCTGGTGTCGCCGGCGGAGTTCATTCCGATTGCCGAACGCACCGGCTTGATCGCCGAAATCGACGACTGGGTGATGCAGCAGGCGTGCCGGCAGATGTGCGCGTGGCAGCAGGCGGGCGTGGTGTTGTCGTTTGTCGCGGTGAACGTGTCGTCGCGGCTGTTTGCCCGTCGCGAGTTATATCAACAGGTGGCGCAAGTGCTGCACGATACCGGGCTGAATCCGGCTTGTCTGGAGCTGGAAGTCACCGAAAGTGCGGTGATGGACGACCCGGAAGTCGCGCTGGAACAGATGCACCGTTTGCGTGAGCTGGGCATTCGCCTGGCCATTGATGACTTTGGCACTGGCTATTCGTCGCTGTTGCGGCTCAAACGTTTGCCGGTGCAGAAGTTGAAGATTGATCAGGGTTTCGTTGCCGGTCTGCCGTGGGACGAGGACGATGCGGCGATTGCCCGGGTGATCATCGCGCTGGCTCGCAGCATGGGGATGCAAGTGCATGCCGAGGGCATCGAGCAGGTCGAGCAGGCGGCGTTTCTGCTGGCGCAGGAGTGCGACCTGGGCCAGGGCTACTGGTTTGGGCGGCCGGTGCCGGCGGCGGAGCTTGATTGGGCGCGCGCGCCTGTTATCGGTTGA
- the uraH gene encoding hydroxyisourate hydrolase: MTTLRMTFAALGLSAVSSLALAAGNPLSVHVLNLENGLPSPGINVTLEKHVGQNWQPLAQGTTNEQGRIAELFPAKQPFEAGEYRVVFKTGEYFEKAKRETFFPEIPVIFQVKQTDQHYHIPLLLSPYGFSTYRGS, from the coding sequence ATGACCACCCTGCGCATGACCTTCGCCGCACTCGGCCTGAGCGCCGTTTCCAGCCTGGCGCTGGCCGCCGGCAATCCACTGAGCGTGCACGTGCTCAATCTGGAAAACGGCCTGCCGTCCCCCGGCATCAACGTGACCCTGGAAAAACACGTCGGCCAGAACTGGCAACCGCTGGCTCAGGGCACCACCAACGAACAGGGGCGCATCGCCGAACTGTTCCCGGCCAAACAGCCTTTCGAGGCCGGCGAGTACCGGGTGGTGTTCAAGACTGGCGAGTATTTCGAAAAGGCCAAACGCGAGACGTTTTTCCCGGAGATTCCTGTGATTTTCCAGGTTAAGCAGACTGACCAGCACTACCACATCCCGTTGCTGCTCAGCCCGTATGGTTTCTCGACCTATCGCGGTTCGTAA
- a CDS encoding sulfate ABC transporter substrate-binding protein, producing MSSIRRYALAALASAVFAGSAVAKDYELLNVSYDPTRELYQDYNAEFIKFWQKDHAGDTVKIQQSHGGSGKQGRAVIDGLRADVVTLALAGDIDEIAKLGKTLPVDWQKRLPDASTPYTSTIVFLVRKGNPKGIKDWGDLIKNDVSVITPNPKTSGGARWNFLAAWAYGLKANGGSEEKAKEYVQTLFKHVPVLDTGARGSTITFVNNGQGDVLLAWENEAFLALKEDGGADKFDIVVPSLSILAEPPVAVVDKNAEKKGNEQIAEAYLKHLYSPAGQEIAAKNFYRPRDKDVAAKYAQQFPKLELVTIDKDFGGWKTAQPKFFNDGGVFDQIYQAQ from the coding sequence ATGTCGTCGATTCGCCGTTACGCTTTGGCCGCCCTGGCCAGCGCTGTGTTTGCCGGTTCCGCCGTTGCCAAGGATTACGAACTGCTCAACGTGTCGTATGACCCGACGCGCGAGCTGTATCAGGACTACAACGCTGAATTCATCAAGTTCTGGCAGAAGGACCATGCCGGCGACACCGTGAAAATCCAGCAATCCCACGGCGGTTCGGGCAAGCAGGGCCGTGCGGTGATCGACGGTCTGCGCGCCGACGTTGTGACCCTGGCCCTGGCCGGCGACATCGACGAAATCGCCAAGCTCGGCAAGACCCTGCCGGTCGACTGGCAGAAGCGTCTGCCGGACGCCAGCACCCCGTACACCTCGACCATCGTGTTCCTGGTGCGCAAGGGCAACCCGAAAGGCATCAAGGACTGGGGCGACCTGATCAAGAACGACGTCTCGGTGATCACCCCGAACCCGAAAACCTCCGGCGGTGCGCGCTGGAACTTCCTCGCCGCGTGGGCCTACGGCCTGAAAGCCAACGGCGGCAGTGAAGAAAAAGCCAAAGAGTACGTACAGACCCTGTTCAAGCACGTGCCCGTACTCGATACCGGTGCTCGCGGTTCGACCATCACTTTTGTCAACAACGGTCAGGGTGACGTGTTGCTGGCCTGGGAAAACGAAGCGTTCCTGGCGCTGAAAGAAGATGGCGGCGCGGACAAGTTCGACATCGTCGTGCCGTCGCTGTCGATTCTCGCCGAACCGCCGGTGGCGGTGGTCGACAAGAACGCCGAGAAGAAAGGCAACGAGCAGATCGCCGAAGCCTATTTGAAACACCTGTACAGCCCGGCCGGTCAGGAGATCGCCGCGAAAAACTTCTACCGTCCGCGTGACAAGGACGTGGCGGCGAAGTACGCCCAGCAGTTCCCGAAACTGGAACTGGTGACCATCGACAAGGACTTCGGCGGCTGGAAAACCGCGCAACCGAAATTCTTCAATGACGGTGGCGTGTTCGACCAGATCTATCAGGCGCAGTAA
- a CDS encoding DUF962 domain-containing protein, with the protein MKSLVDHLSQYAAYHRDPRNIASHFIGIPLIVVAVAVLLSRPEWSLGGLWLSPAVLLALASAWFYLRLELKLGALMTLLMGLSVWAGHALAQQSTLVWLSSGLAMFVIGWVIQFVGHHYEGRKPAFVDDVSGLIVGPLFVVAELAFMLGMRHELKEQIEARAGVVRVNPNRAAV; encoded by the coding sequence ATGAAAAGCCTCGTCGATCATCTGAGTCAATACGCCGCCTACCACCGTGACCCACGCAACATCGCCAGCCACTTTATCGGCATTCCGCTGATTGTGGTGGCGGTGGCGGTGCTGTTGTCGCGACCAGAGTGGTCACTGGGCGGCTTGTGGCTATCGCCGGCGGTGCTGCTGGCACTGGCTTCGGCGTGGTTCTACCTGCGCCTGGAACTGAAGCTTGGCGCTCTGATGACGCTGTTGATGGGCCTGTCGGTCTGGGCCGGACACGCGCTGGCACAGCAGAGCACCCTGGTCTGGCTCAGCAGCGGGCTGGCGATGTTTGTGATCGGCTGGGTGATCCAGTTTGTCGGCCATCACTATGAAGGGCGCAAACCGGCGTTTGTCGATGACGTCAGCGGGCTGATTGTCGGGCCGTTGTTTGTCGTCGCCGAACTGGCGTTCATGCTCGGCATGCGCCATGAACTGAAAGAGCAGATCGAAGCGCGGGCGGGGGTGGTGCGAGTCAATCCGAATCGTGCGGCTGTGTAG
- a CDS encoding Crp/Fnr family transcriptional regulator: protein MDKRSQLMTGQWFSHLPASFQDSLLAAARERRLTAGQRLFQRGDAPCGLYAVLDGAIRIGAVSEQGKEALLSLVEAPHWFGEICLFDGQPRTHDAYAVGPCTLVNIPQTTLLKILDEHPLYWRHLALLMSQKLRLTFINLEQLSLLPAPARLAHRLLMIAEGYGELDPPRRMLQLPQEQLASMLSLSRQTTNQILKDLQAQGIIGLGYGEIEILDAARLRALATL from the coding sequence ATGGATAAGCGTTCACAGTTGATGACCGGGCAATGGTTCAGTCATCTGCCGGCATCCTTTCAGGATAGTCTGCTGGCGGCAGCCCGGGAGCGGCGGCTGACGGCGGGGCAGCGCCTGTTCCAGCGCGGCGATGCGCCGTGCGGGTTGTACGCGGTGCTCGACGGCGCGATCCGCATCGGCGCGGTCAGCGAGCAGGGCAAGGAGGCGTTGCTGAGCCTGGTGGAAGCGCCGCACTGGTTCGGCGAAATCTGCCTGTTCGACGGTCAGCCGCGCACCCATGATGCTTACGCCGTCGGGCCGTGCACCCTGGTGAACATTCCACAGACCACCTTGCTGAAAATTCTCGACGAGCACCCGCTGTACTGGCGGCATCTGGCGCTGCTGATGAGCCAGAAATTGCGCCTGACCTTCATCAACCTCGAACAGCTCAGTTTGCTCCCGGCCCCGGCGCGTCTGGCCCATCGTCTGCTGATGATCGCCGAAGGCTACGGCGAACTCGACCCGCCCCGGCGGATGCTGCAACTGCCGCAGGAACAACTGGCGTCGATGCTGTCGCTGTCACGGCAGACCACCAACCAGATCCTCAAGGATTTGCAGGCTCAGGGGATTATCGGACTGGGTTACGGCGAGATCGAGATCCTCGATGCCGCGCGATTGCGGGCACTGGCCACACTCTAA
- the oscA gene encoding sulfur starvation response protein OscA, which produces MSASLRSVDGQDETTILREIQSALRDLRFGAVEITVHNAQVVQIERKEKFRLQQPGKQPG; this is translated from the coding sequence ATGAGCGCATCCCTTCGCAGCGTTGACGGTCAGGACGAAACCACCATCTTGCGTGAAATCCAGAGCGCCCTGCGCGATCTGCGGTTCGGCGCGGTGGAGATCACTGTGCACAACGCCCAGGTCGTGCAGATCGAGCGCAAAGAGAAATTCCGTTTGCAGCAACCCGGTAAACAACCGGGCTGA
- a CDS encoding heavy metal response regulator transcription factor produces MRLLVVEDEAKTANFLAKGLGESGFAVDVALNGLDGRYFIEQQEYDLIILDVMLPGLNGWQLLQLIRQRGATPVLFLTAKDAIEDRVRGLELGADDYLLKPFAFAELLARVRTLLRRGPMREAESYSIADLEIDVLRRRVSRGGQRIALTNKEFALLQLLASRQGEVLSRTLIASQVWNLNFDSDTNMVEVAVRRLRAKVDDPYMPKLIHTVRGVGYQLEAPDDAR; encoded by the coding sequence ATGCGTTTGCTGGTCGTAGAAGATGAAGCCAAAACCGCGAATTTCCTGGCCAAAGGCCTGGGTGAATCGGGTTTTGCTGTGGACGTGGCACTCAATGGCCTCGACGGGCGCTACTTCATCGAGCAGCAGGAGTACGACCTGATCATCCTCGATGTGATGCTGCCGGGCCTCAATGGCTGGCAACTGCTGCAACTGATCCGCCAGCGCGGCGCCACGCCGGTGTTGTTCCTCACCGCCAAGGATGCCATCGAAGACCGCGTGCGCGGCCTTGAACTGGGCGCCGACGATTACTTGCTCAAGCCCTTCGCGTTCGCCGAATTGCTCGCGCGGGTGCGCACGTTGCTGCGACGCGGGCCGATGCGCGAGGCCGAGTCCTACAGCATCGCCGACCTCGAAATTGATGTGCTGCGCCGCCGGGTCAGTCGCGGCGGCCAGCGTATTGCCCTGACCAACAAGGAATTTGCCCTGCTGCAACTGCTCGCCAGCCGTCAGGGCGAGGTGCTGTCACGCACACTGATCGCCTCGCAGGTGTGGAACCTGAATTTCGACAGCGACACCAACATGGTCGAAGTCGCGGTGCGTCGCTTGCGGGCCAAGGTCGATGACCCGTACATGCCGAAACTGATCCACACCGTGCGCGGCGTCGGCTATCAGCTGGAAGCGCCCGACGATGCGCGCTAG